In Vagococcus hydrophili, one DNA window encodes the following:
- a CDS encoding helix-turn-helix transcriptional regulator: MNAQQRLLLIFLQLMNGKKISKQELMEEFDKKASTIQRDIVVIEEVLQTCIHNSFIPESVRIDRDGKGNYQLKHFEDISNISRLTDADIFILLKILYSTRIFNKKEISKLSNKLLTIADEKKFIQQFLANEQLYYQGISVDDLMGSLEMIIYAIVNHQMLEFSYSKNGITEIFQRVPNAIYYSDLYFFMLSSSQTAKDDAELTTANKFRINSMKEIKVISSSNKVAYSEKFEGGLLRTQTVLPFLGKPITIILDFYYDSIYVLDRFPHSKITQINEDGSFRIEIKGNDGYGMKMWLSSQSHMVKVISPRHLREYLIQDMKDTLKLYGVDVD; this comes from the coding sequence ATGAATGCTCAACAAAGGTTATTATTAATTTTTCTACAATTAATGAACGGGAAAAAAATAAGTAAACAAGAATTAATGGAAGAATTTGATAAAAAAGCATCAACGATCCAAAGAGATATTGTGGTGATAGAAGAGGTATTACAAACGTGTATTCATAATAGTTTTATTCCAGAATCAGTTAGGATTGATAGAGATGGCAAAGGTAATTATCAATTAAAACATTTTGAAGATATTAGTAACATCAGTCGATTAACAGATGCAGATATTTTTATTTTGTTAAAAATTTTGTATTCAACTAGAATTTTTAATAAAAAAGAAATATCTAAATTATCGAATAAATTACTTACTATTGCTGATGAAAAAAAATTTATACAACAGTTTTTAGCTAACGAGCAGTTGTATTATCAGGGAATTTCTGTGGACGATTTAATGGGGAGTTTAGAGATGATTATCTATGCTATTGTGAACCATCAAATGTTGGAGTTTTCTTATTCTAAAAATGGTATAACAGAAATTTTTCAACGTGTACCTAATGCTATTTATTATTCAGATTTATATTTTTTTATGCTGTCATCTTCTCAAACGGCTAAAGATGATGCTGAACTTACTACAGCAAATAAATTTAGAATTAATAGTATGAAAGAAATCAAAGTGATTTCATCAAGTAATAAAGTAGCTTATTCTGAAAAATTTGAAGGTGGTTTACTTAGAACCCAAACTGTTCTACCTTTTTTAGGAAAACCGATTACGATTATTCTTGATTTTTACTATGATTCAATCTATGTTCTAGATCGTTTTCCTCATTCAAAAATAACGCAAATTAATGAGGATGGTAGTTTTAGAATTGAAATAAAAGGAAATGATGGTTATGGAATGAAGATGTGGTTGTCGAGTCAAAGTCATATGGTTAAAGTGATTTCACCAAGACATTTGCGAGAGTACCTAATTCAAGATATGAAAGATACACTGAAACTCTACGGAGTTGATGTGGATTAA
- a CDS encoding NADPH-dependent FMN reductase: MKTVFLQDSRVGSKTLVSLREIENKYQEKYPDHDTTFIDLKELDIEFSDGRNYLDYEGDTGYVTKELMAADIIFIGSPTFQASIPATLKNIFDLLPQKALEKKTVGIVMTAGSNKHFLIAEIQLKPILGYMKANIVPNYVFVKDTDIIQKEIVNDDVLFRMDNLIENTVALATTYQKVWADIEEDYGF; the protein is encoded by the coding sequence ATGAAGACTGTCTTTTTACAGGACTCTAGAGTTGGTAGTAAAACGTTAGTCAGCTTAAGAGAAATCGAAAACAAATATCAGGAAAAATACCCTGATCATGATACGACTTTTATTGATTTAAAGGAATTAGATATTGAATTTAGTGACGGAAGGAACTACTTAGATTATGAGGGAGATACTGGTTATGTGACGAAAGAACTAATGGCAGCAGATATTATTTTCATCGGTTCGCCAACTTTCCAAGCCTCTATCCCAGCAACTTTAAAAAATATTTTTGACTTACTTCCGCAAAAAGCCTTAGAAAAGAAAACCGTTGGAATTGTAATGACAGCTGGTTCGAATAAACATTTCTTAATTGCTGAAATCCAATTAAAGCCAATCTTAGGCTATATGAAAGCTAACATCGTCCCAAACTATGTTTTTGTGAAGGACACAGATATTATTCAGAAAGAAATTGTGAATGATGATGTCTTGTTTAGAATGGATAATTTAATTGAAAACACGGTTGCTTTAGCCACAACTTATCAAAAAGTTTGGGCTGATATTGAAGAAGATTATGGTTTTTAG
- a CDS encoding TM2 domain-containing protein has product MNKVVYILLAIFLGDLGGHKFYCGKTGSGIVYLLFCWTFIPDFVGFIEGIVAIAKPVDANGDMVI; this is encoded by the coding sequence GTGAATAAAGTAGTTTATATACTATTAGCTATTTTTTTAGGAGATCTTGGTGGTCACAAATTTTATTGTGGTAAAACGGGTTCAGGAATTGTCTATCTTCTGTTTTGTTGGACATTTATCCCAGATTTTGTTGGATTTATTGAAGGAATTGTAGCTATTGCCAAACCGGTGGATGCCAATGGAGATATGGTTATTTAA